The nucleotide window TTTGTAGGCAGCAACGTCAATCTGATTGCACCGATTACGGTAGGAAAAGGCGCTTATGTGGTTGCTGGCTCCACCGTTACCCATTCCGTTCCCGAGAATGACCTGGCCATTGCTCGTCCACGTCAGGAGAATAAACCTGGTTATGCGGAGAAGATTCGCGGACGTGCCAAAGCCAAGAAACAAAATGCCAAACCCCAATAAGGGGTTTTGATAACAAGATTGCCTCCCGAAGACCGGGAGGTGCCGACATGTCGCAGACGCTTATTGATTCCAATGAACCAGCACGGAGGGTTTTTATTTTATGACTTATTTTGATTCGAAATTAAAAATATTTACTTGCAATTCTAACCCCAAGCTCGCCCATCAAATTGCTGATTATATCGGGATTCCTATGGGTGAATCTCACACAACCAGCTTCAGCGATGGCGAGATTCAAGTGAAACTCTCCGAGAGTGTTCGGGGTTGTCACGTCTACATCGTGCAGTCCACTTGCTTGCCGGTTAATGACAACCTGATGGAAATGCTCGTTATGATTGATGCACTTAAACGGGCATCTGCCAAGACGATTAACGTCGTTATTCCTTACTATGGCTATGCAAGACAGGATCGCAAGGCACGTTCGCGTGACCCAATTACTGCGAAACTGGTTGCCAACCTGATCGAAAAAGCGGGTGCAACCCGTGTTATCGCGATGGACTTGCATGCAATGCAGATTCAGGGATTCTTCGACATTCCGGTCGACCATTTGCTCGGCGTGCCGATTCTGGCTCAATATTTCCGGTCGAAACAGATCGAAAATCCAGTTGTTGTGTCACCTGACCACGGTGGCGTAGTCCGCGCACGTAAACTGGCTGATTTCCTGAATGCACCTCTTGCGATTATCGACAAACGTCGTCCTGAGCCGAATGTGAGCGAAGTGATGAACATTATCGGTAACATCGAGGGTAAAACAGCCATTCTGATCGATGACATTATTGACACGGCGGGAACGATTGTACTGGGAGCGAATGCTCTGATGGAAGGCGGCGTGAAAGAAGTATACGCGTGCTGTACTCACCCGGTATTGTCGGGACCTGCGATGGAACGTTTGGAGAATGCACCATTGAAGGAAGTCATCGTAACGGATACGATTCCAATTACGCATGCGAATCCGACAAGCAAACTCAAAGTGTTGTCTGTAGCGCCTTTGCTCGGAGAAGCAATTATCCGGGTTCATGAGGAATTGTCAATCAGCAAGCTGTTTGAAATTGAATAAGGATGTCTGCATAAAGTAGTAGAGGGGTTACGTTTTCCGGTTCAATGGAAAATGTAACCCCTGTCGGCGTGCCGTTTTATTAAAAGTGAAACAGACGCTGGTCAGTTAATACCCGGGGCGGGAGATAAATCGGAAACGACGCCGATGAAAAAGCGTGTCGGCAATCTCGACGAATTGGTTATCGAAACGAGTGATGAGACCAATCTCAATATGGGTGTCGCGGTCGTATACCTGTACAGGTACGTGATATTCGAGATGATAGATAAAATCGCTATGTTGAGTCAGTTGTCCGTTGTCTTCGCGCAAAACCCGCTCACCTTCCTGGGTTGATAAAATAATAACTGTGAATACTACAGTAAATTCGGATCTTTACTTTCCTGATATTATATGAAATATAACATTCGAAGTCTATGCCTCACCTCAGGCTAATCCGAAGGAGGGAACAAGATGAAGTGGATTGTCGGACTTGGAAATCCAGGCTCGAATTATGCCAAAACCCGTCATAATATCGGTTTTATGGCTCTGGATCGGTTGGCTGATCGTTATAGTATCTCCATTACTCAGAGTAAATGTAAGGCGCTGATTGGAGAAGGCAACATTGGCGGTGTGAAAACAGTACTGATCAAACCCATGACCTTTATGAATTTATCTGGTGAATCGGTTCGAGCGTATATGGACTTTTATAAAGTTAGTCTTGAAGATCTGATTGTTGTGTACGACGACATGGATACAGAGATTGGCAAAGTCAGATTGCGTTACCAAGGCAGTGCAGGCGGACATAATGGGATCAAATCCATTATTCAGCATACCGGTACACAGCAGTTTAACCGGGTACGCATGGGAATATCCCGGCCTGAACCAGGACATGCCATTGTCGATTATGTACTGTCGACATTTATGAAGAAAGAAAAAGAAGCCCTTGATCAGACCATTGAGCAAACATGTGATGCCCTGGAGCATAGCTTGACTCATACGTTCGAACAAACAATGGCGAAGTTTAACGGTTAATTCTGTAAGACATACTGGTAAAATGATCAAAAAAGACGGGTTCGATTCAGCCATACTGGACATACTGGACGTATAAACCATGTTCAGGAGGCATAAACATGTCAGTGAATTACGTATGTCGGCATTGCCGTACCTTTATTGGACGAATCGATTCTGCCCGGATAACGGAAGTAGAACTCGGCTTTCATTTCTTGACCCCCGACGAGCGGAGGGATATAATAGCGTATAATTCCGGTGGTGACATTACCGTTCGGATTACATGTGATTACTGTAAGGAAGCCCTGGAGCACAATCCAGAGCTTAGTCTGCTCGCGAGTCCGCTTCAGTAGACATCGCCTGTAACAGGATCGAATGACAGTTGAGGGCGGTTGCGTAATAACGCTCCACCTTTTATAGCCTTGGCAGCCTGCTGAGGCTTCTTTTCAGTTGGAATGAAAGCCAGCGCTATCTCCAAATCAGGCTCAGCCACATCAACAGATGTGGCAATGTTGCGAGTAATCCTTTATGATGAAACAGGACAAAAAGGAATTTGTATCCATTTTAATAGTGATGCTACGCGTATGCGTGAGATAATCAAGTAAGTTATAAGAGAGGTGCCCCTTTTGTTACAAGCACTTATACAGGCTTTTTCCAAAGATCCGGACTTCGGGTCCATTACAGCCGGAATCAAGTCCGGCATGAAAGAGCAATTGGTTTCCGGTTTGTCCGGATCGGCGCGTCAGATTATGCTGGCTGCTCTGCATCAGGAAATGAACCGACCATTGCTCGTAGTAACACATAATATGTTTGCTGCTCAAAAAATTGCAGAAGATTTACAGGAAGCGCTTTCACATGATCAGGTGTTAATCTATCCTGCCAACGAACTTGTCGCTGCTGAAGCTGCTGTTTCCAGTCCGGAAACATTGGGTCAGCGTATTGATGTGTTGGTCCGCTGCGCCCAGGGATTCAGGGGCGTTGTTGTTATTCCCTTTTCCGGCGTAAGACGTTATGTCCCGCTTCCAGAAGTGATGGCCAATGCTCGAATTTTGATTAAACAGGGCAGCACACTTCAACTGGATTCCTTCCTGCTGGAGATGGTAAAGCTCGGATATGAGCGTGTGGAGCGCGTAGAATCGCGTGGGGAGATGAGTGTACGCGGAGGTATCATCGACTTCTATCCAGTTACTTCATCGATCGCGTATCGGGTGGAGTTATTTGATGATGAGATCGACTCCATTCGGACGTTTGACCCCGCGGATCAGCGTTCAATTGAACGGATTGAAGAAATTACGGTTCTGCCATGCAAGGAGTTAATCGCAGACCGTGAACGGATGGAAAAAGCTGCGGA belongs to Paenibacillus sp. FSL H8-0079 and includes:
- a CDS encoding ribose-phosphate diphosphokinase, which produces MTYFDSKLKIFTCNSNPKLAHQIADYIGIPMGESHTTSFSDGEIQVKLSESVRGCHVYIVQSTCLPVNDNLMEMLVMIDALKRASAKTINVVIPYYGYARQDRKARSRDPITAKLVANLIEKAGATRVIAMDLHAMQIQGFFDIPVDHLLGVPILAQYFRSKQIENPVVVSPDHGGVVRARKLADFLNAPLAIIDKRRPEPNVSEVMNIIGNIEGKTAILIDDIIDTAGTIVLGANALMEGGVKEVYACCTHPVLSGPAMERLENAPLKEVIVTDTIPITHANPTSKLKVLSVAPLLGEAIIRVHEELSISKLFEIE
- the pth gene encoding aminoacyl-tRNA hydrolase: MKWIVGLGNPGSNYAKTRHNIGFMALDRLADRYSISITQSKCKALIGEGNIGGVKTVLIKPMTFMNLSGESVRAYMDFYKVSLEDLIVVYDDMDTEIGKVRLRYQGSAGGHNGIKSIIQHTGTQQFNRVRMGISRPEPGHAIVDYVLSTFMKKEKEALDQTIEQTCDALEHSLTHTFEQTMAKFNG
- a CDS encoding anti-sigma-F factor Fin family protein, with translation MSVNYVCRHCRTFIGRIDSARITEVELGFHFLTPDERRDIIAYNSGGDITVRITCDYCKEALEHNPELSLLASPLQ